A genomic region of Prosthecobacter algae contains the following coding sequences:
- a CDS encoding polysaccharide pyruvyl transferase family protein → MTTRRSFLSAVTAALGGSLFAANGQPKTVVLMSAWDTVNIGDIGHTPGTLHILEQHLPELKVVVWAMKLDERVLAMLKRRFPKAEFLQGNLTGKKPNDEALRAAIAGCDLFIRNSGMGQDTSWMKHCRDLGKPYGVYGQSYFDTMVTGDKGAENMALLNAASFIYTRESRTLKMLQGAGVKTPVLEFAPDGCFGIDVRDDERGLATMKKLGLEEGKFITVLLRTNTPKAPGVDDTRPQKLNPLHPTPKQVEDDQRRAAGFRELITKWVQATGYKVLIAPETFKEMEHNKRLIHDPLPPEIQKHVVNLESFWNADEAASIFARAHTVVCHEPHSPIIALANGTPIIHWFSEFHGLKCWMFEDIGLKDWLLEIDTTPAETVFQTVMAIEKDYPAAQAKVKKAMDFVKERQTATMRVVKKVIQA, encoded by the coding sequence ATGACCACCCGCCGTTCCTTCCTTTCTGCCGTCACCGCTGCCCTGGGCGGCTCCCTTTTTGCTGCCAATGGCCAACCAAAAACGGTGGTCCTGATGTCCGCCTGGGACACGGTAAACATCGGCGACATCGGCCATACCCCGGGCACCCTGCACATTCTGGAGCAGCATCTGCCTGAGCTGAAGGTGGTGGTCTGGGCCATGAAATTAGACGAGCGCGTGCTGGCCATGCTGAAGCGCCGTTTTCCGAAAGCGGAATTCCTGCAGGGAAATCTCACGGGCAAAAAGCCAAATGACGAAGCACTGCGTGCGGCCATTGCGGGCTGCGACCTTTTCATCCGCAATTCCGGCATGGGCCAGGACACAAGCTGGATGAAGCACTGCCGGGACCTAGGCAAACCCTACGGCGTGTATGGGCAGTCCTATTTTGACACCATGGTGACTGGTGACAAAGGTGCAGAAAACATGGCCCTGCTGAATGCGGCCTCCTTCATTTACACGCGGGAAAGCCGCACGCTGAAGATGCTGCAAGGGGCCGGCGTGAAAACTCCCGTTCTAGAGTTCGCGCCGGATGGCTGCTTCGGCATTGACGTGCGGGATGATGAGCGCGGTCTCGCCACGATGAAAAAGCTGGGGCTGGAGGAAGGCAAGTTCATCACGGTGCTGCTGCGGACGAATACCCCCAAGGCTCCCGGTGTGGATGATACACGCCCGCAGAAGCTGAACCCGCTGCACCCCACGCCCAAGCAGGTGGAGGACGATCAACGCCGGGCAGCCGGATTCCGCGAACTGATCACGAAATGGGTGCAGGCCACCGGCTACAAAGTGCTCATCGCGCCAGAGACCTTCAAGGAGATGGAGCATAACAAACGATTGATCCATGATCCCCTGCCGCCTGAGATTCAGAAGCACGTGGTGAACCTGGAGTCCTTTTGGAATGCTGATGAGGCCGCCTCCATCTTTGCCCGTGCCCACACGGTGGTCTGCCATGAGCCGCATTCCCCCATCATCGCGCTGGCCAATGGCACGCCCATCATTCACTGGTTCTCAGAGTTCCACGGTCTCAAGTGCTGGATGTTCGAGGACATCGGCCTGAAGGACTGGCTGCTCGAAATTGATACCACCCCGGCGGAAACGGTTTTCCAGACCGTGATGGCCATCGAGAAGGATTACCCTGCCGCCCAGGCCAAGGTGAAGAAGGCCATGGACTTTGTGAAGGAGCGTCAAACCGCGACGATGAGAGTGGTGAAAAAGGTCATTCAGGCTTGA
- a CDS encoding AarF/ABC1/UbiB kinase family protein, producing the protein MKIEPLARLERHAKRLGEIAAVLGKYGLADLFGGFDYPWLNNRLRSADGQVLSDLTTPARVRMAMTELGTTFIKLGQMLSTRPDLVGAEMAAELAELQSNVPAEPVESARAILLEDLGQPAEELFAEFDDTPLAAASIAQVYKARLHTGEHVVVKIRRGGIEAKSTTDLEIVQAMAELLEKHSPALRPYQPVAIVRQFRKALLREMDFTYEKRNIEEFTRNFADEPNVRIPAVYADLCSSQIITMERLQGLPGTDIGALRASGENLAEFARRGANMYLEMVFRDGFYHADPHPGNLMLLPGCVVGVIDCGQVGRIDDELRDEVEALLLAIVENDSTQVTEQVLRLGAVPPDFNRERLRADLDEFMADFVGHPLSDINVGHALTSLIEIIRRYHITLPPPLAVLLKTLIVLEGTSRRFSPEVSLAELMQPFCQRMVLRRLSPTRLVRRARRTYRDWDRLLSALPRDLTDLLARFRDGTLTVHLDHRHLDPIINRLVLGVLTAAIFLGSSQLWSSGAQPLLWGVSVFGALGYMISLYLGWRLLRAIRKSGNIDSRD; encoded by the coding sequence ATGAAGATCGAACCACTGGCCCGACTGGAACGCCACGCGAAACGGCTGGGCGAAATCGCCGCCGTCCTGGGCAAATACGGTCTGGCGGATCTCTTCGGCGGCTTTGACTACCCGTGGCTGAACAACCGCCTGCGTAGCGCCGATGGCCAGGTGCTGTCGGATCTCACCACCCCTGCCCGCGTGCGCATGGCCATGACGGAGCTGGGCACCACCTTCATCAAGCTGGGCCAGATGCTCAGCACCCGCCCCGACCTTGTGGGTGCCGAGATGGCGGCGGAACTGGCCGAGCTGCAATCCAATGTCCCAGCCGAGCCCGTCGAATCTGCCCGCGCCATTTTGCTGGAGGACCTCGGCCAGCCTGCCGAAGAGCTGTTTGCGGAATTTGATGACACGCCGTTGGCTGCCGCCTCCATTGCCCAAGTTTACAAGGCCCGCCTGCACACGGGTGAGCACGTGGTGGTGAAGATCCGCCGAGGGGGCATCGAGGCAAAAAGTACCACGGACCTGGAGATCGTCCAGGCCATGGCCGAGCTGCTGGAAAAACATTCTCCTGCCCTGCGCCCGTATCAGCCCGTGGCCATCGTGCGCCAGTTTCGCAAGGCCCTGCTGCGCGAGATGGACTTCACCTATGAGAAGCGAAACATTGAAGAGTTCACGCGCAACTTTGCCGATGAACCCAATGTCCGCATCCCGGCTGTCTATGCGGATCTTTGCTCCAGCCAGATCATCACCATGGAGCGGCTGCAAGGCCTGCCTGGCACGGACATCGGAGCTTTGCGCGCCTCCGGCGAAAACTTGGCTGAGTTCGCTCGGCGTGGGGCCAACATGTACCTCGAGATGGTCTTCCGGGACGGCTTCTACCATGCTGATCCGCATCCCGGAAACCTCATGCTGCTGCCCGGCTGCGTCGTTGGGGTGATTGACTGCGGCCAGGTGGGCCGCATTGATGATGAACTGCGTGATGAGGTGGAGGCCCTGCTGCTCGCCATCGTCGAAAACGATTCCACTCAAGTCACGGAGCAGGTGCTGCGTTTGGGTGCCGTGCCGCCTGACTTTAATCGCGAGCGCCTGCGAGCTGATCTGGATGAATTCATGGCCGATTTCGTGGGCCACCCGCTCAGCGACATCAATGTCGGCCACGCGCTGACATCGCTGATTGAGATCATCCGCCGCTATCACATCACCCTGCCACCGCCACTGGCCGTGCTGCTAAAGACGCTCATCGTCCTCGAAGGTACCAGTCGCCGATTCAGCCCGGAAGTCAGCCTGGCCGAGCTGATGCAGCCCTTTTGCCAGCGCATGGTCCTGCGCCGCCTTTCCCCTACACGTTTAGTTAGGCGCGCCCGCCGCACCTACCGTGACTGGGACCGCCTGCTCAGTGCCCTGCCACGAGATCTCACGGATCTACTGGCCCGCTTTCGGGATGGCACCCTCACTGTCCATCTGGATCACCGTCACCTGGATCCCATCATCAACCGCCTCGTTCTGGGAGTACTCACTGCCGCCATTTTTCTGGGCTCTTCCCAGCTTTGGAGCAGCGGTGCCCAACCTCTTCTCTGGGGTGTTTCCGTCTTTGGTGCCCTGGGTTACATGATCAGCCTTTACCTTGGCTGGCGTCTCCTGCGTGCCATCCGCAAATCCGGCAACATTGATTCCAGGGACTGA
- the folD gene encoding bifunctional methylenetetrahydrofolate dehydrogenase/methenyltetrahydrofolate cyclohydrolase FolD: MQLISGAAVAEKVLEECRRDIAALAAVGKKPGLAVVLIGDDPASRAYVRSKDKKCRDLGLHSVKLELPATTTQEEVLAHVHALNNDPAIHGILVQSPPPPHIDEAAIVRAIDPAKDVDGFHPVNVAKLALEDPTGFVPCTPLGCQRLLMDAGIETKGANAVVLGRSMIVGKPMALLLMAKGPGGDATVTVAHSRTKDLASITQRADIIIAAIGRPEFLKAEHVREGAVVIDVGINRVEAPGTEKGYKLVGDVAFDEVAPKCKAITPVPGGVGPMTIAMLMANTIKACKQI; the protein is encoded by the coding sequence ATGCAACTGATCTCTGGAGCCGCCGTCGCCGAAAAAGTCCTCGAAGAATGCCGCCGTGACATCGCCGCCCTCGCGGCCGTGGGGAAAAAGCCCGGTCTGGCTGTGGTGCTCATCGGTGACGATCCAGCCTCCCGCGCCTACGTTCGGTCCAAGGACAAAAAGTGCCGCGATCTGGGCCTGCATTCGGTGAAGTTGGAACTGCCAGCCACCACCACTCAGGAGGAGGTGCTGGCCCATGTCCACGCCCTGAACAACGATCCCGCCATCCACGGCATCCTGGTTCAAAGCCCGCCGCCACCGCACATTGATGAAGCCGCCATTGTGCGCGCGATTGATCCCGCTAAGGATGTGGACGGATTTCACCCTGTGAACGTGGCCAAGCTGGCCCTGGAAGATCCCACCGGCTTTGTCCCCTGCACCCCGCTGGGCTGCCAGCGCCTGCTCATGGATGCCGGCATCGAAACCAAAGGTGCCAACGCCGTTGTCCTGGGCCGCAGCATGATCGTGGGCAAGCCCATGGCCCTGCTGCTGATGGCCAAAGGCCCAGGCGGAGACGCCACTGTTACGGTCGCCCATTCCCGCACCAAGGACCTCGCCTCCATCACCCAAAGGGCAGACATCATCATCGCCGCCATTGGCCGCCCTGAGTTTCTCAAAGCCGAGCACGTGCGTGAAGGTGCCGTCGTCATTGATGTCGGCATCAACCGCGTGGAAGCCCCTGGAACAGAGAAGGGCTACAAGCTTGTCGGAGACGTGGCTTTTGATGAAGTTGCCCCCAAGTGCAAAGCCATCACACCCGTCCCAGGTGGCGTCGGCCCGATGACCATCGCCATGCTCATGGCGAACACGATCAAGGCCTGCAAGCAGATCTAG
- a CDS encoding right-handed parallel beta-helix repeat-containing protein, with protein sequence MIRLSEVDGAALVSAVAALKPGDCLEVGAGTYTVDRMWNIQVSGTAEAPIRIEPAKGARVVITRSDDKQNIVNIGQSAPVSYLVVRGIEFTGGSHGMRLGHCSDVWVDQCHIHHTGGPCITANSADTRRLYLTRNHLHDGGGHGEGMYLGGNEASVIMSESVIALNHVHDCAGSQGDGIEVKQGSWGNLVAENHIHDTQYPCITVYGTAGKPVNIIERNLCYRSTDNVMQVQGEAIVRNNILIAGKNAGFSSMDHQGKTLNLQVIHNTIINTGHAFSGRSWKGREGLVLANNILYSREGNALHFPSGSEGATLVGNVVLGAGDKHGQAVGRSLDQDLPELSWDGTKHDATPSAEAPFEQAERTRMLPADFHGAARSSAISGAVTR encoded by the coding sequence GTGATTCGTTTGAGTGAAGTGGATGGTGCTGCCCTCGTCTCTGCTGTGGCTGCACTCAAGCCGGGAGATTGTCTCGAAGTTGGCGCGGGCACTTACACGGTGGATCGCATGTGGAACATCCAAGTCTCAGGCACCGCCGAAGCTCCCATCAGGATCGAGCCTGCGAAAGGGGCGCGTGTGGTGATCACTCGTTCGGACGACAAACAGAACATCGTCAACATCGGCCAGTCAGCACCGGTTTCGTATCTGGTTGTTCGTGGGATCGAATTTACCGGGGGTAGCCACGGCATGCGTTTGGGGCATTGCAGCGACGTGTGGGTGGACCAGTGCCATATCCATCACACGGGCGGCCCGTGCATTACCGCCAACAGTGCCGATACTCGCCGACTGTATCTCACCCGCAATCACCTCCACGATGGCGGTGGGCATGGCGAGGGCATGTATCTCGGCGGTAACGAGGCCTCTGTGATCATGAGCGAAAGTGTCATCGCTTTAAATCACGTTCATGATTGCGCTGGCAGCCAGGGAGATGGCATTGAAGTCAAGCAAGGCTCTTGGGGAAATCTCGTCGCCGAAAACCACATTCACGACACACAGTATCCGTGCATCACGGTGTACGGAACGGCGGGTAAACCAGTGAACATCATCGAGAGAAATCTCTGCTATCGCAGTACCGATAACGTCATGCAGGTGCAGGGCGAAGCCATTGTGCGAAACAACATTCTAATCGCCGGAAAAAACGCCGGTTTTTCCAGCATGGATCACCAGGGCAAGACGCTGAATCTGCAAGTCATCCACAACACTATCATCAATACCGGTCATGCTTTCAGTGGTCGTTCATGGAAAGGCCGGGAGGGCCTGGTGCTAGCCAACAACATCCTGTACTCGCGTGAAGGCAATGCCCTCCACTTTCCCAGTGGCAGCGAGGGTGCAACTCTGGTCGGAAATGTGGTGCTGGGGGCAGGGGACAAACACGGACAAGCCGTAGGTCGAAGCTTGGACCAAGATCTTCCAGAATTGAGCTGGGATGGCACTAAACATGACGCCACGCCTTCGGCTGAGGCTCCTTTTGAGCAGGCGGAGCGCACGCGTATGTTACCCGCAGATTTTCATGGTGCGGCGCGAAGCTCCGCGATCAGTGGTGCGGTGACACGCTGA